From Pan troglodytes isolate AG18354 chromosome 9, NHGRI_mPanTro3-v2.0_pri, whole genome shotgun sequence, the proteins below share one genomic window:
- the NAALADL1 gene encoding aminopeptidase NAALADL1 isoform X5, translated as MEQLDAHRIRENLRELSREPHLASSPRDEDLVQLLLQRWKDPESGLDSAEASTYEVLLSFPSQEQPNVVDIVGPTGGIIHSCHRTEENVTGEQGGPDVVQPYAAYAPSGTPQGLLVYANRGAEEDFKELQTQGIKLEGTIALTRYGGVGRGAKAVNAAKHGIAGVLVYTDPADINDGLSSPDETFPNSWYLPPSGVERGSYYEYFGDPLTPYLPAVPSSFRVDLANVSGFPPIPTQPIGFQDARDLLCNLNGTLAPATWQGALGCHYRLGPGFRADGDFPADSQVNVSVYNRLELRNSSNVLGIIRGAVEPDRYVLYGNHRDSWVHGAVDPSSGTAILLELSRVLGTLLKKGTWRPRRSIVFASWGAEEFGLIGSTEFTEEFFNKLQERTVAYINVDISVFANATLRVQGTPPVQSVVFSATKEIRSPGPGDLSIYDNWIRYFNRSSPVYGLVPSLGSLGAGSDYAPFIHFLGISSMDIAYTYDRSKTSARIYPTYHTAFDTFDYVDKFLDPGFSSHQAVARTAGSVILRLSDSFFLPLKVSDYSETLRSFLQAAQQDLGALLEQHSISLGPLVTAVEKFEAEAAALGQRISTLQKGSPDPLQVRMLNDQLMLLERTFLNPRAFPEERYYSHVLWAPRTGSVVTFPGLSNACSRARDTASGSEAWAEVQRQLSIVVTALEGAAATLRPVADL; from the exons ATGGAGCAGCTGGATGCCCACAGGATCCGGGAGAACCTCAG AGAACTCTCCAGGGAGCCACACCTGGCCTCCAGCCCTCGGGATGAGGACCTGGTGCAGCTGCTGCTGCAGCGCTGGAAGGACCCAGAGTCAGGCCTGGACTCGGCCGAGGCCTCCACGTACGAAGTGCTGCTGTCCTTCCCTAGCCAGGAGCAGCCCAACGTCGTGGACATCG TGGGCCCCACTGGGGGCATCATCCACTCCTGCCACCGGACTGAGGAGAACGTGACCGGGGAGCAAGGGGGGCCAGATGTGGTACAACCCTATGCTGCCTATGCTCCTTCTGGAACCCCACAG GGCCTCCTCGTCTATGCCAACCGGGGCGCGGAAGAAGACTTTAAGGAGCTACAGACTCAGGGCATCAAACTTGAAGGCACCATCGCCCTGACTCGCTATGGGGGTGTAGGGCGTGGGGCCAAG GCTGTGAACGCTGCCAAGCACGGGATAGCCGGGGTGCTGGTGTACACAGACCCTGCTGACATCAACGATGGGCTGAGCTCACCCGACGAAACCTTTCCCAACTCCTGGTACCTGCCCCCCTCAGGAGTGGAGCGAGGCTCCTACTACGAGTATTTTGGGGACCCTCTGACTCCCTACCTTCCAGCCGTCCCCTCTTCCTTCCGCGTGGACCTTGCCAATGTCTCCGGATTTCCCCCAATTCCTACACAGCCCATTGGCTTCCAGGATGCAAGAGACCTGCTCTG taACCTCAACGGAACTTTGGCCCCAGCCACCTGGCAGGGAGCACTGGGCTGCCACTACAGGTTGGGTCCCGGCTTCCGGGCTGACGGAGACTTCCCAGCAGACAG CCAGGTGAATGTGAGCGTCTACAACCGCCTGGAGCTGAGGAACTCTTCCAACGTCCTGGGCATCATCCGTGGGGCTGTGGAGCCTG ATCGCTACGTGCTGTATGGGAACCACCGAGACAGCTGGGTGCACGGGGCTGTGGACCCCAGCAGTGGCACCGCCATCCTCCTGGAGCTCTCCCGTGTCCTGGGGACCCTGCTGAAGAAGG GCACCTGGCGTCCTCGCAGATCAATCGTGTTTGCGAGCTGGGGGGCTGAGGAGTTTGGGCTCATTGGCTCCACGGAATTCACAGAA GAGTTCTTCAACAAGCTGCAGGAGCGCACGGTGGCCTACATCAACGTGGACATCTCGGTGTTTG cCAACGCTACCCTTAGGGTGCAGGGGACGCCCCCTGTCCAGAGTGTCGTCTTCTCTGCAACCAAAGAG ATCCGCTCACCAGGCCCTGGCGACCTGAGCATCTACGACAACTGGATCCGGTACTTCAACCGCAGCAGCCCGGTGTACGGCCTGGTCCCCAG CTTGGGTTCTCTGGGTGCTGGCAGCGACTATGCACCCTTCATTCACTTCCTGGGCATCTCCTCCATGGACATCGCCTATACGTATGACCGG AGCAAGACTTCAGCCAGGATCTACCCCACCTACCATACAGCCTTTGACACCTTTGACTATGTGGACAAGTTTTTGGACCCAG GCTTCAGCAGCCATCAGGCTGTGGCCCGGACAGCGGGGAGTGTGATTCTCCGGCTCAGTGACAGCTTCTTCCTGCCCCTCAAAGTCAGTGACTACAGTGAGACACTCCGCAGCTTCCTGCAGGCAGCCCAGCAAGATCTCGGGGCCCTGCTGGAGCAGCACAGCATCAGCCTGG GGCCTCTGGTGACTGCAGTGGAGAAGTTTGAGGCAGAAGCTGCAGCCTTGGGCCAACGCATATCAACACTGCAGAAGGGCAGCCCTGA CCCCCTGCAGGTCCGGATGCTCAATGACCAGTTGATGCTCTTGGAACGGACCTTTCTGAACCCTAGAGCCTTCCCAGAGGAACGCTACTACAG CCATGTGCTCTGGGCACCTCGCACGGGCTCCGTAGTCACATTCCCGGGCCTATCCAATGCCTGCTCCAGGGCCAGGGACACAGCTTCTGGATCTGAAGCTTGGGCTGAGGTCCAGAGACAGCTCAGCATTGTGGTGACAGCCCTGGAGGGTGCGGCAGCCACCCTGAGGCCTGTGGCTGACCTCTGA
- the NAALADL1 gene encoding aminopeptidase NAALADL1 isoform X3, producing MQWTKVLGLGLGAAALLGLGIILGHFAIPKKANSPAPQDLDLEILETVMEQLDAHRIRENLRELSREPHLASSPRDEDLVQLLLQRWKDPESGLDSAEASTYEVLLSFPSQEQPNVVDIVGPTGGIIHSCHRTEENVTGEQGGPDVVQPYAAYAPSGTPQGLLVYANRGAEEDFKELQTQGIKLEGTIALTRYGGVGRGAKAVNAAKHGIAGVLVYTDPADINDGLSSPDETFPNSWYLPPSGVERGSYYEYFGDPLTPYLPAVPSSFRVDLANVSGFPPIPTQPIGFQDARDLLCNLNGTLAPATWQGALGCHYRLGPGFRADGDFPADSQVNVSVYNRLELRNSSNVLGIIRGAVEPDRYVLYGNHRDSWVHGAVDPSSGTAILLELSRVLGTLLKKGTWRPRRSIVFASWGAEEFGLIGSTEFTEEFFNKLQERTVAYINVDISVFANATLRVQGTPPVQSVVFSATKEIRSPGPGDLSIYDNWIRYFNRSSPVYGLVPSLGSLGAGSDYAPFIHFLGISSMDIAYTYDRSKTSARIYPTYHTAFDTFDYVDKFLDPGFSSHQAVARTAGSVILRLSDSFFLPLKVSDYSETLRSFLQAAQQDLGALLEQHSISLGPLVTAVEKFEAEAAALGQRISTLQKGSPDPLQVRMLNDQLMLLERTFLNPRAFPEERYYSHVLWAPRTGSVVTFPGLSNACSRARDTASGSEAWAEVQRQLSIVVTALEGAAATLRPVADL from the exons ATGCAGTGGACGAAGGtgttggggctggggctgggggctgctgcCCTCTTGGGGCTGGGGATCATCCTTGGCCACTTTGCCATCCCCAAAAAAGCCAACTCACCGGCCCCCCAGGACCTGGACCTGGAGATCCTGGAGACCGTCATGGAGCAGCTGGATGCCCACAGGATCCGGGAGAACCTCAG AGAACTCTCCAGGGAGCCACACCTGGCCTCCAGCCCTCGGGATGAGGACCTGGTGCAGCTGCTGCTGCAGCGCTGGAAGGACCCAGAGTCAGGCCTGGACTCGGCCGAGGCCTCCACGTACGAAGTGCTGCTGTCCTTCCCTAGCCAGGAGCAGCCCAACGTCGTGGACATCG TGGGCCCCACTGGGGGCATCATCCACTCCTGCCACCGGACTGAGGAGAACGTGACCGGGGAGCAAGGGGGGCCAGATGTGGTACAACCCTATGCTGCCTATGCTCCTTCTGGAACCCCACAG GGCCTCCTCGTCTATGCCAACCGGGGCGCGGAAGAAGACTTTAAGGAGCTACAGACTCAGGGCATCAAACTTGAAGGCACCATCGCCCTGACTCGCTATGGGGGTGTAGGGCGTGGGGCCAAG GCTGTGAACGCTGCCAAGCACGGGATAGCCGGGGTGCTGGTGTACACAGACCCTGCTGACATCAACGATGGGCTGAGCTCACCCGACGAAACCTTTCCCAACTCCTGGTACCTGCCCCCCTCAGGAGTGGAGCGAGGCTCCTACTACGAGTATTTTGGGGACCCTCTGACTCCCTACCTTCCAGCCGTCCCCTCTTCCTTCCGCGTGGACCTTGCCAATGTCTCCGGATTTCCCCCAATTCCTACACAGCCCATTGGCTTCCAGGATGCAAGAGACCTGCTCTG taACCTCAACGGAACTTTGGCCCCAGCCACCTGGCAGGGAGCACTGGGCTGCCACTACAGGTTGGGTCCCGGCTTCCGGGCTGACGGAGACTTCCCAGCAGACAG CCAGGTGAATGTGAGCGTCTACAACCGCCTGGAGCTGAGGAACTCTTCCAACGTCCTGGGCATCATCCGTGGGGCTGTGGAGCCTG ATCGCTACGTGCTGTATGGGAACCACCGAGACAGCTGGGTGCACGGGGCTGTGGACCCCAGCAGTGGCACCGCCATCCTCCTGGAGCTCTCCCGTGTCCTGGGGACCCTGCTGAAGAAGG GCACCTGGCGTCCTCGCAGATCAATCGTGTTTGCGAGCTGGGGGGCTGAGGAGTTTGGGCTCATTGGCTCCACGGAATTCACAGAA GAGTTCTTCAACAAGCTGCAGGAGCGCACGGTGGCCTACATCAACGTGGACATCTCGGTGTTTG cCAACGCTACCCTTAGGGTGCAGGGGACGCCCCCTGTCCAGAGTGTCGTCTTCTCTGCAACCAAAGAG ATCCGCTCACCAGGCCCTGGCGACCTGAGCATCTACGACAACTGGATCCGGTACTTCAACCGCAGCAGCCCGGTGTACGGCCTGGTCCCCAG CTTGGGTTCTCTGGGTGCTGGCAGCGACTATGCACCCTTCATTCACTTCCTGGGCATCTCCTCCATGGACATCGCCTATACGTATGACCGG AGCAAGACTTCAGCCAGGATCTACCCCACCTACCATACAGCCTTTGACACCTTTGACTATGTGGACAAGTTTTTGGACCCAG GCTTCAGCAGCCATCAGGCTGTGGCCCGGACAGCGGGGAGTGTGATTCTCCGGCTCAGTGACAGCTTCTTCCTGCCCCTCAAAGTCAGTGACTACAGTGAGACACTCCGCAGCTTCCTGCAGGCAGCCCAGCAAGATCTCGGGGCCCTGCTGGAGCAGCACAGCATCAGCCTGG GGCCTCTGGTGACTGCAGTGGAGAAGTTTGAGGCAGAAGCTGCAGCCTTGGGCCAACGCATATCAACACTGCAGAAGGGCAGCCCTGA CCCCCTGCAGGTCCGGATGCTCAATGACCAGTTGATGCTCTTGGAACGGACCTTTCTGAACCCTAGAGCCTTCCCAGAGGAACGCTACTACAG CCATGTGCTCTGGGCACCTCGCACGGGCTCCGTAGTCACATTCCCGGGCCTATCCAATGCCTGCTCCAGGGCCAGGGACACAGCTTCTGGATCTGAAGCTTGGGCTGAGGTCCAGAGACAGCTCAGCATTGTGGTGACAGCCCTGGAGGGTGCGGCAGCCACCCTGAGGCCTGTGGCTGACCTCTGA
- the NAALADL1 gene encoding aminopeptidase NAALADL1 isoform X2, giving the protein MEQLDAHRIRENLRELSREPHLASSPRDEDLVQLLLQRWKDPESGLDSAEASTYEVLLSFPSQEQPNVVDIVGPTGGIIHSCHRTEENVTGEQGGPDVVQPYAAYAPSGTPQGLLVYANRGAEEDFKELQTQGIKLEGTIALTRYGGVGRGAKAVNAAKHGIAGVLVYTDPADINDGLSSPDETFPNSWYLPPSGVERGSYYEYFGDPLTPYLPAVPSSFRVDLANVSGFPPIPTQPIGFQDARDLLCNLNGTLAPATWQGALGCHYRLGPGFRADGDFPADSQVNVSVYNRLELRNSSNVLGIIRGAVEPGEPSSCCLHPRPLLCSGCRCPHPALPLPPPSPAPPAHLSLSSGSLPLFLWPDRYVLYGNHRDSWVHGAVDPSSGTAILLELSRVLGTLLKKGTWRPRRSIVFASWGAEEFGLIGSTEFTEEFFNKLQERTVAYINVDISVFANATLRVQGTPPVQSVVFSATKEIRSPGPGDLSIYDNWIRYFNRSSPVYGLVPSLGSLGAGSDYAPFIHFLGISSMDIAYTYDRSKTSARIYPTYHTAFDTFDYVDKFLDPGFSSHQAVARTAGSVILRLSDSFFLPLKVSDYSETLRSFLQAAQQDLGALLEQHSISLGPLVTAVEKFEAEAAALGQRISTLQKGSPDPLQVRMLNDQLMLLERTFLNPRAFPEERYYSHVLWAPRTGSVVTFPGLSNACSRARDTASGSEAWAEVQRQLSIVVTALEGAAATLRPVADL; this is encoded by the exons ATGGAGCAGCTGGATGCCCACAGGATCCGGGAGAACCTCAG AGAACTCTCCAGGGAGCCACACCTGGCCTCCAGCCCTCGGGATGAGGACCTGGTGCAGCTGCTGCTGCAGCGCTGGAAGGACCCAGAGTCAGGCCTGGACTCGGCCGAGGCCTCCACGTACGAAGTGCTGCTGTCCTTCCCTAGCCAGGAGCAGCCCAACGTCGTGGACATCG TGGGCCCCACTGGGGGCATCATCCACTCCTGCCACCGGACTGAGGAGAACGTGACCGGGGAGCAAGGGGGGCCAGATGTGGTACAACCCTATGCTGCCTATGCTCCTTCTGGAACCCCACAG GGCCTCCTCGTCTATGCCAACCGGGGCGCGGAAGAAGACTTTAAGGAGCTACAGACTCAGGGCATCAAACTTGAAGGCACCATCGCCCTGACTCGCTATGGGGGTGTAGGGCGTGGGGCCAAG GCTGTGAACGCTGCCAAGCACGGGATAGCCGGGGTGCTGGTGTACACAGACCCTGCTGACATCAACGATGGGCTGAGCTCACCCGACGAAACCTTTCCCAACTCCTGGTACCTGCCCCCCTCAGGAGTGGAGCGAGGCTCCTACTACGAGTATTTTGGGGACCCTCTGACTCCCTACCTTCCAGCCGTCCCCTCTTCCTTCCGCGTGGACCTTGCCAATGTCTCCGGATTTCCCCCAATTCCTACACAGCCCATTGGCTTCCAGGATGCAAGAGACCTGCTCTG taACCTCAACGGAACTTTGGCCCCAGCCACCTGGCAGGGAGCACTGGGCTGCCACTACAGGTTGGGTCCCGGCTTCCGGGCTGACGGAGACTTCCCAGCAGACAG CCAGGTGAATGTGAGCGTCTACAACCGCCTGGAGCTGAGGAACTCTTCCAACGTCCTGGGCATCATCCGTGGGGCTGTGGAGCCTGGTGAGCCCTCCTCTTGCTGCCTGCACCCCAGGCCCCTGCTCTGCTCTGGATGCCGCTGTCCTCATCCAGCCCTGCCCTTGCCACCACCCAGCCCAGCtccccctgcccacctctccctctcctctggtTCTCTGCCCCTTTTCCTCTGGCCAGATCGCTACGTGCTGTATGGGAACCACCGAGACAGCTGGGTGCACGGGGCTGTGGACCCCAGCAGTGGCACCGCCATCCTCCTGGAGCTCTCCCGTGTCCTGGGGACCCTGCTGAAGAAGG GCACCTGGCGTCCTCGCAGATCAATCGTGTTTGCGAGCTGGGGGGCTGAGGAGTTTGGGCTCATTGGCTCCACGGAATTCACAGAA GAGTTCTTCAACAAGCTGCAGGAGCGCACGGTGGCCTACATCAACGTGGACATCTCGGTGTTTG cCAACGCTACCCTTAGGGTGCAGGGGACGCCCCCTGTCCAGAGTGTCGTCTTCTCTGCAACCAAAGAG ATCCGCTCACCAGGCCCTGGCGACCTGAGCATCTACGACAACTGGATCCGGTACTTCAACCGCAGCAGCCCGGTGTACGGCCTGGTCCCCAG CTTGGGTTCTCTGGGTGCTGGCAGCGACTATGCACCCTTCATTCACTTCCTGGGCATCTCCTCCATGGACATCGCCTATACGTATGACCGG AGCAAGACTTCAGCCAGGATCTACCCCACCTACCATACAGCCTTTGACACCTTTGACTATGTGGACAAGTTTTTGGACCCAG GCTTCAGCAGCCATCAGGCTGTGGCCCGGACAGCGGGGAGTGTGATTCTCCGGCTCAGTGACAGCTTCTTCCTGCCCCTCAAAGTCAGTGACTACAGTGAGACACTCCGCAGCTTCCTGCAGGCAGCCCAGCAAGATCTCGGGGCCCTGCTGGAGCAGCACAGCATCAGCCTGG GGCCTCTGGTGACTGCAGTGGAGAAGTTTGAGGCAGAAGCTGCAGCCTTGGGCCAACGCATATCAACACTGCAGAAGGGCAGCCCTGA CCCCCTGCAGGTCCGGATGCTCAATGACCAGTTGATGCTCTTGGAACGGACCTTTCTGAACCCTAGAGCCTTCCCAGAGGAACGCTACTACAG CCATGTGCTCTGGGCACCTCGCACGGGCTCCGTAGTCACATTCCCGGGCCTATCCAATGCCTGCTCCAGGGCCAGGGACACAGCTTCTGGATCTGAAGCTTGGGCTGAGGTCCAGAGACAGCTCAGCATTGTGGTGACAGCCCTGGAGGGTGCGGCAGCCACCCTGAGGCCTGTGGCTGACCTCTGA
- the NAALADL1 gene encoding aminopeptidase NAALADL1 isoform X4, with amino-acid sequence MQWTKVLGLGLGAAALLGLGIILGHFAIPKKANSPAPQDLDLEILETVMEQLDAHRIRENLRELSREPHLASSPRDEDLVQLLLQRWKDPESGLDSAEASTYEVLLSFPSQEQPNVVDIVGPTGGIIHSCHRTEENVTGEQGGPDVVQPYAAYAPSGTPQGLLVYANRGAEEDFKELQTQGIKLEGTIALTRYGGVGRGAKAVNAAKHGIAGVLVYTDPADINDGLSSPDETFPNSWYLPPSGVERGSYYEYFGDPLTPYLPAVPSSFRVDLANVSGFPPIPTQPIGFQDARDLLCNLNGTLAPATWQGALGCHYRLGPGFRADGDFPADSQVNVSVYNRLELRNSSNVLGIIRGAVEPGEPSSCCLHPRPLLCSGCRCPHPALPLPPPSPAPPAHLSLSSGSLPLFLWPDRYVLYGNHRDSWVHGAVDPSSGTAILLELSRVLGTLLKKGTWRPRRSIVFASWGAEEFGLIGSTEFTEEFFNKLQERTVAYINVDISVFDPLTRPWRPEHLRQLDPVLQPQQPGVRPGPQSKTSARIYPTYHTAFDTFDYVDKFLDPGFSSHQAVARTAGSVILRLSDSFFLPLKVSDYSETLRSFLQAAQQDLGALLEQHSISLGPLVTAVEKFEAEAAALGQRISTLQKGSPDPLQVRMLNDQLMLLERTFLNPRAFPEERYYSHVLWAPRTGSVVTFPGLSNACSRARDTASGSEAWAEVQRQLSIVVTALEGAAATLRPVADL; translated from the exons ATGCAGTGGACGAAGGtgttggggctggggctgggggctgctgcCCTCTTGGGGCTGGGGATCATCCTTGGCCACTTTGCCATCCCCAAAAAAGCCAACTCACCGGCCCCCCAGGACCTGGACCTGGAGATCCTGGAGACCGTCATGGAGCAGCTGGATGCCCACAGGATCCGGGAGAACCTCAG AGAACTCTCCAGGGAGCCACACCTGGCCTCCAGCCCTCGGGATGAGGACCTGGTGCAGCTGCTGCTGCAGCGCTGGAAGGACCCAGAGTCAGGCCTGGACTCGGCCGAGGCCTCCACGTACGAAGTGCTGCTGTCCTTCCCTAGCCAGGAGCAGCCCAACGTCGTGGACATCG TGGGCCCCACTGGGGGCATCATCCACTCCTGCCACCGGACTGAGGAGAACGTGACCGGGGAGCAAGGGGGGCCAGATGTGGTACAACCCTATGCTGCCTATGCTCCTTCTGGAACCCCACAG GGCCTCCTCGTCTATGCCAACCGGGGCGCGGAAGAAGACTTTAAGGAGCTACAGACTCAGGGCATCAAACTTGAAGGCACCATCGCCCTGACTCGCTATGGGGGTGTAGGGCGTGGGGCCAAG GCTGTGAACGCTGCCAAGCACGGGATAGCCGGGGTGCTGGTGTACACAGACCCTGCTGACATCAACGATGGGCTGAGCTCACCCGACGAAACCTTTCCCAACTCCTGGTACCTGCCCCCCTCAGGAGTGGAGCGAGGCTCCTACTACGAGTATTTTGGGGACCCTCTGACTCCCTACCTTCCAGCCGTCCCCTCTTCCTTCCGCGTGGACCTTGCCAATGTCTCCGGATTTCCCCCAATTCCTACACAGCCCATTGGCTTCCAGGATGCAAGAGACCTGCTCTG taACCTCAACGGAACTTTGGCCCCAGCCACCTGGCAGGGAGCACTGGGCTGCCACTACAGGTTGGGTCCCGGCTTCCGGGCTGACGGAGACTTCCCAGCAGACAG CCAGGTGAATGTGAGCGTCTACAACCGCCTGGAGCTGAGGAACTCTTCCAACGTCCTGGGCATCATCCGTGGGGCTGTGGAGCCTGGTGAGCCCTCCTCTTGCTGCCTGCACCCCAGGCCCCTGCTCTGCTCTGGATGCCGCTGTCCTCATCCAGCCCTGCCCTTGCCACCACCCAGCCCAGCtccccctgcccacctctccctctcctctggtTCTCTGCCCCTTTTCCTCTGGCCAGATCGCTACGTGCTGTATGGGAACCACCGAGACAGCTGGGTGCACGGGGCTGTGGACCCCAGCAGTGGCACCGCCATCCTCCTGGAGCTCTCCCGTGTCCTGGGGACCCTGCTGAAGAAGG GCACCTGGCGTCCTCGCAGATCAATCGTGTTTGCGAGCTGGGGGGCTGAGGAGTTTGGGCTCATTGGCTCCACGGAATTCACAGAA GAGTTCTTCAACAAGCTGCAGGAGCGCACGGTGGCCTACATCAACGTGGACATCTCGGTGTTTG ATCCGCTCACCAGGCCCTGGCGACCTGAGCATCTACGACAACTGGATCCGGTACTTCAACCGCAGCAGCCCGGTGTACGGCCTGGTCCCCAG AGCAAGACTTCAGCCAGGATCTACCCCACCTACCATACAGCCTTTGACACCTTTGACTATGTGGACAAGTTTTTGGACCCAG GCTTCAGCAGCCATCAGGCTGTGGCCCGGACAGCGGGGAGTGTGATTCTCCGGCTCAGTGACAGCTTCTTCCTGCCCCTCAAAGTCAGTGACTACAGTGAGACACTCCGCAGCTTCCTGCAGGCAGCCCAGCAAGATCTCGGGGCCCTGCTGGAGCAGCACAGCATCAGCCTGG GGCCTCTGGTGACTGCAGTGGAGAAGTTTGAGGCAGAAGCTGCAGCCTTGGGCCAACGCATATCAACACTGCAGAAGGGCAGCCCTGA CCCCCTGCAGGTCCGGATGCTCAATGACCAGTTGATGCTCTTGGAACGGACCTTTCTGAACCCTAGAGCCTTCCCAGAGGAACGCTACTACAG CCATGTGCTCTGGGCACCTCGCACGGGCTCCGTAGTCACATTCCCGGGCCTATCCAATGCCTGCTCCAGGGCCAGGGACACAGCTTCTGGATCTGAAGCTTGGGCTGAGGTCCAGAGACAGCTCAGCATTGTGGTGACAGCCCTGGAGGGTGCGGCAGCCACCCTGAGGCCTGTGGCTGACCTCTGA